The Erigeron canadensis isolate Cc75 chromosome 1, C_canadensis_v1, whole genome shotgun sequence genome segment TGTAAAAGAAAGGTTgaaaaaattttacaaaagtATTTCAATAATTTTCTTATCTTTGAACAAAATGATAAACGACTTGAGAACTCGTATGACACTTTTCCtgattagttattttaattttaattctgCTCATTTGAGTTGTTAAGATACAACATGGAAAGATACAACAGAACTCGAATCTGGCTGTTCATAAGTAAGTGGGccgaaattgccacctctaaattTGTGACATTAAATGGACATTGGATATCATAAAACATAAATTGGAAATTGAAGTGCATTGAACTTTCTTGTTAATTTTCGTATGACTGTCTCATGCGCAGGAAGCAAATGAGAACTTTGAGGACGCAAGCAATGAATTGATTCTAACAGATGAAGAAGTAGTGAGGTTCCAGATAGGGGAGGTTTTTGCTCATGTACCCAAGGATGAAGTCGAGACAAGGATAGAAAAAATGCAAGAAACGACGGCCAAACATTTAGAGAAACTCAATGATGAGAAGGAATCGATAGTTGCCCAGATGGCCGAATTGAAGAAGATTCTGTATGCCAAGTTCAAGGATTCCATCAACCTTGAGGAGGACTGATTGGTAATTTTTCTATCTTTTGCAATTGTACCTTGTGTTATGCATGTTGTACCCTGCATATCGAGTACCAACGATCTTTTTTCTTGGCCGATGGAAAGCATTTGGATGCTAGAATTTTGTTTGTTAGTCATTACATTACTTGCTACTGGTCTCTTTACTAGAATATCTTATTTTGATCTTGGAAACTGGCTAGATGATTTATACTCATGGAGCAGTCGTGATCTGATTTATTAGAGTTGGAAAAATGACTGGGTTCGATAATGGGACTATTCATGCAGGGTGAAAATGAATAATTTTCAATTGGGTGCAAAAAATGTTGATGAGCTAGGTTAACATGTCAAATCTTATTTGACCATTTCGTGGAATATTAAGAATAGCTATATTTGTGTATGATTAAGAAACTATACCATCTATATAGCTCTTTAATCTAAATATTGAAATATTACCTGCTGTTTATATATCAATCTGCATCGACTTATGCTGGATGTAGAATTTGATGCAATTAATAATATGATGCAATTGATATTATGTTTTTCGGATAGTATGTGATATTAGAGgaacaatatattatatatcaaatttgTTTTGTCTCCTGGAAGCTGTATCTATGTCCTCGGTAGATGTATGAGCTTATACTTCCACCTTTTACGGGATTTCGTTTTGGTCAAATTTGTTTTGTCCTCCTGGAAGCTGTATCTATGTCCTCGGTAGATGTATGACTGTCTACATCACTTATACTTCCACCTTTTATGGGATTTCATTTTGGTCAAATTTGTTTTGTCCTCCTGGAAGCTATGTCCTCGGTAGATGTATGACTATCTACATCGCTTATACTTCCACCTTTTACGGGATTTCGTTTTGTCTTCCTAGAAGCAGTTTCTCTGCCCTCAGATAGAAGTATCTGAGAGATATAACTGTCTACATTCCCCATACTTCGCCTTTGATGTGATTGGGCATCATTGTTAGTATTTTGTTTAGCACCATTGTATGCAGTTTCTGTTTTGGGTTCAACAAATAATGGAGTGTGATTCTTTGTTCCATTCCACTCAGATGATGCCTTTTAaggtttttttgatttttaagggATGATGCCTTTTAaggtttttttgatttttattaatgAGTAAAAAATGCCATATTATTTCAAAGATGCTTTTATCTGAAGGCTTATACAAGATACCTGCCCTTTTTAAGACCCTCATTTCTTGTAGAGGGACTGCTTTTGTACAAATATGAAGTTGATTCGGACAAATGacagagagaaaagaaaagtgctttaaatttctatatatacatcaGATACAACATGCAATAATACAGTATTGTTGTTAAACAAAAGCATTGGAACAAACCAGTGCTACataaaaactttattaaaattatGGATTATAAGGTGGTATATCGATGCATCAATCATCAAGCATAAGGCAATGGAATTTCCGGTGGTACTGGATGTTGTGGATTTGGTGGGTCTGGAGGCGTCCATTCTGGTATTCTCGGCGGTGGTACCACCTCCGGTCCACCGGGGGTATTTGGTGGTACCGGCATATCTGGCCCCGGTGGTTGGATTTCCGGGTCTGGCTTTGGTGGACCTGGAAACTCTGGGACTGGATTTGGTGCTAAAGGGGGAGGATCAGAAGGTTTTTCAGGTGGAATTGGATCAAAGTCTGGGACGTTAGGTGTTCTCGGCACCTGCGGCATGCTAAACTCGTGTTGGGTTGGGGTTTTGAAATAGATATTGGGTGGATTATTTGCTAGCTTTATGGCAGCAAGAGGTGGTACAAAGGTGGTGGTTATTTTGGGGATTATGTTGAGTGAATAAATTGCAGGAAATGGGTTGCATTTTCTGATGAGATTATACGTTGAAATTAGaggcatttttctttttttgttagtttttgatcgtggtgaaaatatttagagTGAAGATAAAATAGACTTTGTAGTGAAGTGATATGGATAGACATGTAGTAGACTAACCAGTTTTGATTAATGGACACATGGAAAGCATGCAAGAGAATTGTGTTAACATTTCGATATACGCGTAGCTTCTATGTAAAGAAAGGATGCACAGATCATTCTCACTCTGACCTTTGTCAAATACTCAAATgttaagaaagtaaaaaaagttTATCCAATTCCGTAGATTTGGAGAGTTTAGAACCCTTTAATTGAAAGTAAAGAGGCCGTTTTCATAGGACTTCCGGTCAATGTTACATGACTTAAGAGTTGACTtatatttccaaaaataaaaatgttttcaaCTAATTCAACCATACGTATCTTTCAAGGACGAGTTAAATAGTCTCgactattttaatttgtaagaACCTACTAATGCATCCTTTGATATACCAAAAGTACCAAACACTTTGACAAGATCATGCGGCGGCAAATGGACAATTCAATAAGTTCTACATTTATACTTAGAGGCTGATATCGTTCGTCCCCTCTCAGGGACGAGTCAACACCGTGGGGTTGAACTCGTCCCTAGTTCGTCCAAAGGAGCATTCGTGCGTGGCCGTACAAGTATGTGAatgcttttcttttttctttttatttttccctcCAACAgctatttgataaaaaaaaaaaagaaaaaaaagaaatcaaaagtttCTACTTTTGacacttttggtcccttaaCGCACAGTTAGTGAATTAAAAAATGAAGTTTCAAAATGtgacacttttggtccctaaCGGCTCTTTTTTGTTCCATATCTATTTATACACCATCATTAAACTCACATATTACTCACAAAACATTTCCAAATCAACCATGTCAAACTTCAACAACCAACGAGCCGACGACTTCTTTAACGCGGCTTTAAACTACGCACCCACAAACTCAAGTTCGGCGCTACAAATATCGAACAACTCAACGCGAATACCTCAAGATCCATCGTTTTCATCACTCGTGCCTCCAATCCAACCGTTGATGCCATATAAAAATGACCCCGATATTCATCAATTCATGCAAAGTTATTTCAATCATTTCtcgcaacaacaacaacaaccgaATTATTACCATGGCGAGAAAGAAAAAGCATCTCCCTCgcaaaaaagaaattgatggCCGAGTATGCCCCGCTCCTTCACGGTCCCGACAAAtagtttgttttagttttttaataacaatgttgtatttctatttatttttgaagTACTTAGGAatgtggggttttttttttgtacttaggaatttttctttttttcttttgttgtatttttttttatgttgtaatgtattttaattttatttttaatgaatgtgtattttatttagtttttgttaaatttttaggGAATTGAAACTGTAAAGTTGAATAAAGTGTAGAATTAAATAAAAGGTGGTCCAAAACTAGTTATTGGTATAAGGTTGGATTTAGGAGGATTAGTCATTGGATGatttttttgctgatgtggcgctgGTTAGGACTAATCCTCTTGGAAACGAGTCCTAACACAACCTCTTATAGGCTCGAAGGGAATCACTTGTCCCCTGCCCTGGTTCACATATTCAATGACGACATGACACTTTCAAATGATTCAAATACACCAGTTAGGATCCTACAACAAAGACAGGGTTCTAGGAGTATTTAAATTCAGCAAACGTCTAAGGCAAAACTTGATTTGAATATATTGGGGATCATGTTTAAGTCAATATTAtaagggggcgtttggttcaAGGAATTTGTTGGAATTCTTAGAAATTGGAATGTTGAATTTCATTCTTGAACATGTTTGGTTAGTaaaatgatggaattggaattgctTGAATTCCTTCAAATTCTCTAAATTAAAGAATTCAACATTCCTTTGGTTTAGTGATAgaaagtttaaatttttaatggaATCTATCTATTTGATCAAAAAGTCCTCTTATCCTTTTCCTTTCTCAGGTTGCCTCCATCTTCCTGCACTTTTTCTTCTACACTTCCACACATCCACACTAAACACCTCTGATATTTTCCTAATCGTCGCCTACTGCTATGTTCCTACCATCTCAGTACTTCCCTATTTCAGCCCCTTTCAACATAGATCTATGTGTATaggataatattattattagtatattaatactcttatattactattaactatattattgtcccgcgtaatatgtgagaaaaacataatttattaatgacATGTTAGTGTTTCATAATATTGTAAAGTtgtcaaatataaataaaagatgtttaaAATGGATTAATTAATATCatgattgaaaaaatatatataactaaagttTAATTAAAGATTATCGCATTTacaattaaagttaaaatatgtCTTAAAAAAGAGGAAAAATATTGAATTTCATGGTTTTAGGTTTCTctaaacaattaataaaacttaaaattaatgatatttAAAATTTCTCTCTTGAAGTTTTTAGCCAcaaaaaaatctattttttgtgtttatagttaatttttttagaattattaaaagtttttacatCAATATATTAAGATTTCTGGATTATGTAAATATAGTTAAACTTTATagaatttttgtattttgaaatttgaatggTACAAACAATTGTgtggtaattttatttttacatctcaaattattattaaaaaaaatattttaaattatattaataaactttTAGATGCATAAATATCAATAATTAAACCTTGAATTTTTCTTAGACTATATGATTTTAATATCTATCAAGATGCTATCTAAAAAGTGTTTGAGattctaaaaaatattattcgaATATTGTGTTtgcataatataaataataaaaaaaagtgtttgacaaaaaaaagaaaaaagattatcTATTTTGCATATAGAGAAAAcacaattaataatattaatataaaagttacatttggtaaacaaaaaaatgtttagGATCGCATTTTGAACACGTTATTTGATTATTGTGTTTGCATAacttaaaataatgaaaaaaaaatgtttagtaAAAAAGTTGATTATCTAGTTTTCATATAGACAAAACGTAGTTTTAGAAAAACAGGTTAGggcatgctttttcaaaacgcaattTAAATTCACAAAATCTATTTACAAACATAACCCTAAACACCaactaaataacaaataattatgttataataaaaacttatatttatacTGCATGTTATGCGGGAAAAAGTTATTTagagtttaaaaataaagttttgttATCATTCATATTTATTGAGATGATCCTATAAAATAGAATAGCAAGATTGTTATCAAATTAGAATGTATTCGAACGACATAAGACAATTGtgtataatttaaataaataaggtTATagtttgtataaatatattggGTAGAAAGGACTAATGTTTTGTTTACTtgataataaatttggtaataaGTACATTATTTTAAACTAAAGGTTGCAACTAAGAGTTTAAACTTGTCTAACGATCCTTACTTCTGCATAAATAAATTTAGGACTATgttcatatctatatctatattatcttataaaggaggcttttttttttctttttttaagaaTAAGATGATTTAAAATAGCTAAATTAcctttcttctttatttactaatttaaacatctctgcctaatatacccttaaatttagactactcatttttctctctttcctcaaatcttaaccactcattttttttctctctcccccataaatcagtttattcctttaattaattaaaaatcttttatttcaaaaaccgtatatcgataaattataaaaaatgtatgagtgttcttaaaatttcatgctctttcatagAGAGGTCACTCGATATagtttcgacaaatttttaaatccaagggcggagcccttacggctaagacatttgactatcacacccTATGATTTATCATCTCCTAtcacctatcaccctcaccatcttactgccgcaacgcgcgggtactttctctcgtaaAAGATAACGTTAGTTGTCAATTgtgaaaaattattataatcatttatttgtttacgataaatctttatatttgtaataaaaatttaatgtaaattagAGAACCGACATTTAGAAATACATGcatcattaaaaatatattaacttatttattagtttaattttatatatactcaattataaatataaataataataataattagttgcATATATtggaaactaaattataatgaCAAAAATTAGTATTATTGCCCATTTGAAAGTTaacttagagggtgtttggcattgggttataaagtgattatttgattattacgtttgtaaaacgcaaataatccaaaaaaagtgtttgtatgaaaaagtgattatcggcaatgaaaacgcagttttggagaAACATTTACCTGCACGCTTTTTTAAAATgtagttttgaaaacgcataatctaatattattattatttaacatttaactCGTATGCTATTGCTataattatctcttttaatttagtttggtttccattatatgtttgttatgacttattcttcaacaacaaaaaataagaccacattaattcatcttgaaaatcttaagccaacacatgttaaccatcatctacgagtCCGTGttatgcatgtatggactgtttcaaaatggaacaacccgaagaaaatcaaaacgttcgagatggtgtttgttgatgaattggtatgtatttttcaaattatatactttgttgcaaattttttatttaactaaatttgaaaaaaaaaattatattagataaatttgaaaaaaaaaggtaaactaaaaacaatatttatatggagttaattttcatatgtttcttctttaactttcgtattgattagGTTGTGATATTAGTCATATTAATAGTTGCTCGAATTatattagctttgattaatatatttcgAGACTACGTGTCCATTGCATGAGCCTGAGCAcaagttatatttatatgtaggtaTCGAAGTTTTTGTGTTGTATTTGATTTGGAAACATAAGTATATGGACGGATCGACATTAgatgtttatattaattattaaaagtatgTATGTGATgttttttagaagaaaaaatattaaaaatttttttttggtaaaaactAAGAAGAACGTATAGGGgttaaatatatatcttattatatGATTAAGAATGGGAGATTTGgtctaatcatataaagtataagtattaatattgtcatttaataaatatgaaataattaaatttgatctaatggttctaaattaaAGATGGaattcatccaagggttcttatttgtttataaatgaattttagaccttgttatatatattggtagattaatGGGGGTGACTAATATGCTGTTAACAGCAGGAGTTATCTGTTGTCTCTCCTCACATACAGGGGGCTGAGTTTTTTATTCTAACATGTGTGAAAGACAGGTGGCTGagtttttttatacttttaacaaCATTTAAGATTTTTCCTTAATTAATAGTgggtaaaaaaaagttatggtaCAATATAGTATGACTATATCGTGGTTTGCTGTGAAAGGATGTATGTCGGTGTAATGAATATACATTGTTATTATTACATTGTTACTACTATTGTTTTTAAGGTTagttttgtcattttatataatttatattaaaattgttttatctGAATTCCGttgaattctgtcaaccaaacataatacaaaatttaaaacttttagattccaattccttcaaattccaattcctttaataAATTCCAAGAATTTAGCATCATGAAATCAATCTTACGATTTTATCCaaaaagttgttttgattttatataccGTGTTAGATATTGATGAAATTTATGCAACTTCAAATATAGGTTTTTAATGGTGGATTCTAAACTGGCTAATATTTGGTACATACATTATCTTCAAATTAAATTCGACATCACTTTTGTGCATTCTAATTATTCCAACTCGATACATACATTGATATATTAACCAAGCCACGGTTAtattttatacaaataatagagaatgtttcatttgtttgttttttttaaacgtCATAATATCATATTGGTGctcctaaattacacgaatATTTGTGATGGAACCCTTAAGTTCTGAAACCCACAAGTCCAATAATCTACTTCCACAAATATGAAAGACCTTATTTCATAAGTCACCAATTTATTGACCTCATTTGTCcatgttttgaaaaaataataaaagttagaAACTAAGGTAATATCGTATAATATTCATGATTTTCGGCTATTTAGTTTAGTTAAGCTAAATGCCCataccacttttttttttttttaaaggtagtGATAAACATATAACAACAATTAGCCATCCAcgataaatatgtattttttaatgaaCATTGtaacaattaaataatatagGCATTGTTTAGgatgaataaaaattattataaattcatCATTTCCTTTTCTAAagtatttttatacttttagtgataaattaaataatacagTGAGCTAAGTAACTATAAAAAAGtagattatataaaatgatCACTTTTAAAAGTATGTATTATTTGTTAGATTTAAATAGTACAATGAACTatatgattagaaaaaaaaaattaatacaaaacaactattttataaaagtagATTATCTTTTGGTGACTTGCCCTATATACAAATGTTGATTTCTAATTAGTTATCACTATCTATTAATATTAAAGCTTTAGAGCAAGATTTGAATCAAATAGTTAATACCTTAGCTTTTGAGGacaatattttaaagttcattCTTTATTAGAGTCATAATTCGTTAAAAAGTAAtactaaatattattttataaatctaaACTTACGAGTGGACAGTtactataaaaaaattgtttaaaagaaaaattttgtTAATGATAACTCTAAAGATTATTAATATAAACGGTTTGGATgcattaaaattaatatttatctttactatctaataaaatgaatgacacttttttaaaaaaaaaaaaaatttagcctttggaaaaccaaaaatacatctattttttattcactaatgaaatattttacaatatcatcaacccttaaaataactatactagcACCCttaatatcaattacttttatatttattactatcGCTCCCCCACTGCCGCCCCCACTACCGTCACCGCTACTACCTCCATCACCTGTCACCAACACTTCCGCAACTCATTAACGCCACCACTATCCTCACTGACGCCGCAATGTACGGGCGTAAgtctattttgtgataattcaAAGGATGATACTTAGATTTGTAAAGTATCCTTCGAGTTGGTTCTAACTCATGTTAAGAGCCCTTGTAATGGTTGGTGGTATGGACAAGGTTGAAACTTCCACCTTGACAACATGAGGTGGAGCCATTACATATTCAATATCCTCATCGTGTGGAATTTCCAAGGTCTTTCTTTCCACGTtgacaatcaagtcatgtccttcttgtttttctttattagtaaataaaaaatgttatattttaatataaaaatatgatgcTGTATGTTTATTGTTACAGATGTGGTGTGGTGTATTGTGTAGTGCTGATGTGTCACACCACCTGGTGTGGTGGTGTGAACCACTACAAACACTCTATGATTTAGGCATAAGCATATGGACCGAAAACCCGAAGCCCGATCAAGACCAACCGAGACCGGCCCAAACCGGCCCGACCGAGCCACAAACGGTCCGGTCTTCGGTCTAGGATTTCATGAAACTTCGGTCTTCGATCCGGTTCGGTCTAAAACCCGGAAAAAGCCGGTCCATGACCGAAACCCGACCATACTCCATAATATGgtgtttttacatatattattcatttacatagatataaaaaatatatctatagaAATACAGAAAGTAGATAGAAGAATAAAGAAAAGGGTTTGTAAAGAAAGTTATAATACTCATTATTGGTAAGGCttcttttaacattaaattgaAGAAGAGAACTTGAAGATAAACAACTGCCACTGAAGGTGTTGTGTTGTTGCTGCAACTTGATCTTGaacttttattgttttcaatCACGTTATGTAAATACGGAAAGCATAAAACTGATTTGTATAGCAATATGAGAGATAACTCAAAAacttttggttttgtttgtATTTCACGGAGTAAAAAAATAAGGGACATGATATGTGGACAAAAAGTATCCACAAAATGTAATGTTAAGATAAAGGTAGAAACGTGGAAATAAGAGAAtgcttagatatatatatatgatctgaTGGGTTCAAATAGGTTTGGAAAATTGTGAGGACTATAAAaggttttataaatattaaaaccaCCCACCCCATGATCTACTAGACCACCAATACCCCCACGTCCCTACTACACACATAAATCCAATTTTGCagtatcatcatcattttcattatttattctTCATCTTCTAAACTTCTACAACAGGTAGATACCCATCTATCTACTTTTCTATATCtatgttttatctatatataatatacaacaCAACTTACAACaaaagttaattacaaaaaaaagaaaacgtaAAACTTCCATCACGCCCAGATCTTCACTATGTGCTACTGATCGGATTTAAAGGCCCAACAAGATTTTCAAGGGTAACCTTCAATTTCGGTCCTATTATTCAAAGACCGAACCCGACCCGGTATAACCCGAGACCGAACCGGAACGCCCGAGAGCCGGTCTTCGGTTTAGCTTTCCTTGCCATTTCGGTCCTCGGTCCTAGCCGGTCCAGTCCGGTCCGGGTTTTTGACCGTGCTCATGCCTAGTATGATTCATTCAAAGGTCCCCAGCTTGACTATGTGTATTTTTTTGTCTTATTATTCATTATGGAAAGATTTGAGAAAggcaaaagaaaataataatccCAAAATAGCAACGCGTTTTTGCCCTTCTTTATTCCAACCAAAATCACCATTAAATTTTACACATCAAACCAACCCAAAAATCTTCCTTGTCTATTCTTCTATTTCATATCTTCCAAAGGGTTGATGTGTTAGGGTTTTAACTTTTACGCCAATTTccttttcatattttcatagagatatataataataaattaataataataataataaaagagagAGATGCAAAAAGTAGAAGAATCAGAGCAGGTAAGATCAGTGGCAGCAGCAGCAGGGAAACATAGAATTTCTGCTGCATTGAACAGACTTCACCAAGATACTCAATCTTTACaggttttttatatattttttaaagattttttaaaatattttatgtatattaatGATTTTGCTATATGGGTTTTTGTGGGTTTTGTCTTTTAATTGCAATTCTATCTTAAAGATGTCATCTTGAACATAATTCAAGATCGTATATGTTGGTTTGTTCTGtgagtgtgtatgtgtgtgcaatatgatatatataggcGGTATCAGAAAAAATTCCCAGaaggggcaaaattaaaaaatccgtgaaatataaatataaaagggtcaaaatgttaaaaacttataagaaattttttaaaatcgattgaaaattttgaaactacatgacaaaatctaaattttgaggggcatttgccccctttgccccccatgtggtaccgccgatatatatatatatatatatatatataaccacaACGGTGGTGCCCTGGTGGTAAAAGTTTGGTCTCTAACAGTGGTGAAAATATTCCGAGGTTTCAAGTTCAAATGATACGACTCCGGGCTACTTGCAATGCAAGTGGTCGCCGTGGCTCGCACAGAGGGTCGTATACCTAGGTTAACCagatatatttatgtatattgtatGGAATGATGATTGCTTTCAGGTTTTTTGCTAATTGTCAACAAGTTTAGATTTTGTGGAATTGTTTTCCTTGGTCATGTTGATTTATCAAacattgattttttaaaaattacattacTACAACAAATAACAAACTACTTTCACCTGATTTTCTGAACACGGGCTAGTCGAAGTTGCCTGTAATTCTGTGAAACTTTTTGAAAATGGGTTGGTTTTCGTAATTGTTTTGGAAATGGAAGTGTGTGGCATTATTTGCTGCGATTTTCActgaaagaagaagtatattATTCATTTCTTCACAAGCTGATAA includes the following:
- the LOC122583473 gene encoding probable prefoldin subunit 4 — encoded protein: MQQSGGASETEVTWDDQQNINKFGRLNNRLHELEDEIKIAKEANENFEDASNELILTDEEVVRFQIGEVFAHVPKDEVETRIEKMQETTAKHLEKLNDEKESIVAQMAELKKILYAKFKDSINLEED